The Syngnathoides biaculeatus isolate LvHL_M chromosome 16, ASM1980259v1, whole genome shotgun sequence DNA segment ATCCAGCTTGCAGAGCCAGCCGACCTGGAGGCGATCCAATCCGAGCCCTCCGAGCATGCCCCGCAGTCCCTCTCTAGCATAGGGGAGGGCCTGGACTGCCAAGTGATGGTCAGGCCTCGCCCGGAGCCAATTGCACCCAAGGAAGTAGAGCACAGAGATGAGAGGAGCATCATCAAGGGGGTCCTGGACCacagggaggaggtggaggcaGCAGTGGCGACGGTAGCCAACTACGTATCAACGGAGAATGAGGTGGAGGAACAGGGGGCTGCCGAGGAAGACGTGCTTGTCTGCCCCCCTGCTGACAGCCCGGTGTGCGAGGCCGCTTCCTGCCCAGTGCCCCTTTGCGCCGAGGAACCTGAAAGGTCAGAGACCGTCATCACCttggaggatgatgatgacgacgatgatgagcCCATGGATGAGGAGAGCCAGTTGGAGCATGTTATGTCAGAAGAGCAGAAGCCAGCACCGGGCACCATCGCAGAGCTCAACCCGACATCCCCGGCAGCCCTTGAGGAGCAGTCTGGATCCACAGAAGAAGTCAAGGACAGCAAGCAAGAGCAGGCCGCCGACAACGCATCGATGGATATGGTTTGTCTTTCCCCTGCCGGAGCGTCTGTCCCGAGCCCAAGACAGGCGAGTGCTGCcgaatcccagaaacctctcgtCCCCTGCTACTGGAGCCTTGAGCTGCTCATCGCGGCGGCCTTTTGCACAGACATACCCCCGTTTCCCATGCTTCCTTCGAACACGCCATCGGTCGGCCCATCGCGGCCCAAGCCCTGCCAGGGTATGGAGCTTCTCAGTGAAGTGGCCGACCTCGAGTTGCAACAGAAAAGGCACAGCAATGGGGAAAGCAAAGGTAAGAAAGCAATTCTTCTCGTAGCCATTAACACACCCCAATCAGTAGAATCCTCTTTTCCCTCTGAGACCGCCTCCCACTTCCCCCTCAGGGCGAGAGCCTGTGTTGCTCTGCGCTGCCTCCTAGATTCTTCTCTCTTCTTCTCCAGCTCTGGATCCTCTGGTGAACTCTCCCTAGGGAGGTCCTCTCCATACCTGCTTGCTGTTCCTTTCTTTGGTGCGCTAAAGGCAGTTTTTATTTCCTAAAAGTCTTCTGACTCAGTGCAAAGGCCTCTGGAGGGAGAGAGAAGAAAGTAGTAGGACAGGGTTGAGCGCTGTCAGAGAGGATGTTCACCTCTCTCTTTCCCTTACATACCTTCCTTGGGGAAGGGCATCATTATTTGAGCGACACATGCGCATGCGTATGTTCCAGGCACCGGGCTAGTTACATTACCACTGAAAATGGGAGTCACAAGTACAGAATATGCAcacagatatacagtacattgttttACAGTAAAAGAAACTCAACGATTGTTGCGGCACTtccccacacgcacacaacaccACAGAGTGTGTGTTCACGTCAATGTTTCCAGCACCCTGGAGCATTGCCTTGCTAATTAGAACCCATTGTTTGAAAGTGGCTTTAAAAGCTTCCTTGTTTTCCAAAGTGCCATGTGTTTTTATATCATTCGCGCAAAGGATGTTTTGAGTTTACCACAGCGTCCTAATGCATTTAACAGCTCCCAAAAGGGACTtctatttccaaaaaaaaaaatggtttcatctACTCGTTCCAGAGTCAGTGATGCGCTCGTGACGTGACCGCCGTTGACAGCTCAGGGAAGTGGCGTGTTGTTTCAAAGTCACAGCAATAGTCCGTATCAAAATGAGTGCCGAAACAAGGGGGACAACAAAGACAATTCATTAGTCTTGAAAATTTCACGCAAGCCGTAATGCAATCCTCTGATGTTCTTTCCCCGCTCTCATTGCTGAAAGCTTGGTAAAGATCGCGAGCCGCGTATCAAAATCTCGGGAAATGGTTTCTGGTCATTTGTTACCTCAACAAATGCGCAGCGATGGCCTTCGAATGCTCCGACTATAAAGACACGTACTGGCTCGCTTTGGCCGTGGTGGGAATTTTCCCCATCCGGCGGGGGTTAACGCCTGTGTGTCAAGTTTTACCTTCACTCACTTCTCCCAGCCTGTCCGACAAGTACGTTATGTGTAACCCCGAGTCGCCCAGTATCTGTAGTTTGACTGCGGGATGCGACATCACTCTGTGAAAGCGCAGAGTTGTGGCGACAGCAGGATAGACGTAAAAGGCAAAAGGCGGATAAATGCTATGTTACGGCTATCATGCGGTAATTGTATGAGACACGTCAAGCCCCTTTCACACTACCTGTCAAGGCAGTCGTCGGTTTTCCCTGCTCTTTATCATCGAGTTGTTCGCCGTGAAAGGTACCGCTATGGAATGGGGGTGGCCCAATCGTTTGAGGTTTAACAGCGACACTGAAGTGCCTGAGCGTATTGGAATTCCACAAGGCCGGTAGTATTTTATACTTTAGACCACACCAACGCACATCTATTTGATTATGGTCTGCTGAGTGTTATAGTCGTGGCAATATCCCACCTTGCTGGATTTTGTTTAAGAGGTGCCAGGTGTGTTGATCTTGCAATTTCGCGGGATCTCTTTACGAAAGAACCACCGAccgcatctttttcttttccgacAGAGGAAGAGGCGCTGATGTTCGACCTTCACAGCCTCGCAACTCTGGCGACAGCCCGATCACTGGAGACGAGTTCACAGGGAGGCGACAGTGCGCGTTTGGGTCGACAATACTCAGCCCGCAAGACCGTCAACTTGCGTCGAAAATGCAGCTGGACACCGCGCAACGAACCAGtaagaaaacatttggaaaattggTGCTAAGATCTTTTCTTTTGGTTTCATTCGCAAAAATAGCAAAGAAACAATGGACACTTAACAGGTGTGCCAAGCTAAAGGCAGTATGGAAACGATGGACGGCCCTGAGCTTGAAATGCGTGTCAAGTTGGCTGAGCTTCAGCGTCACTACAAAGAAAAGCAGAGGGAGCTGGCTAAGCTACAGAGGAAACACGATCACCAGTAAGTGAGACTTCCGGACCATTTATACGCATTTGGAGTGTACACCAGCATGATTTTTTTCGACACGCGCTCAAACAGAAAAGAAGAAACGCCACGTAGCCCAGCACGGAGAGGACCGGGACGACCCAGGAAGAAGAAGCCCATCCTCCCCACAAGCTCGGCGTCGTCCGAGGGCCAAAGAAAAGTCAAGTATGCATAACACCGCCATCATCACATACAGGGCTGCCTTTcattggcattaaaaaaaaaaaacccataataTTTCATAATTAGAGTACTGTGAACTCCTTAACAATCTTGCCCCACAGAAGGAACGTGGCACGACAATATCATCATCATTGGTCCAAAGAGTCAATGTGGGTCCCGAAGGTGTTCAGTACAACAGTCTTAAGAAAATGTCTGCAAATATTTTAGATGCAAGGAAAATTGAACAtagtttaaaaagacaaagagaaGAGGACTGCTTCAAATGAAGGTCCGTGTTGCCTCAAATAGTGCCCCAATTGATCGCTGGGCATGAAAATTGAGAGAATTTCACCTAAAGAAAACAATATCTCGACCACCGTGTTGCAGTAGACAGTAGAGAGCTAAAGTTTGAAGAAGATTTTAAAGCGAACGTGCTGCTTTATGCGGCATGGAGGATTCCGGACCAAAAGCTTCTTTTTGTGGTTTCTGGGAAACAACAGAGCCCTGAGCTGCCCTTCTCCAATGTCACCTCAACTCTTCGTTCAACCGTGTACCCTTGCCCCCTTGCCCACCCAGCGCTGATGCAAAGGGAAGGGGGGACGCTGATGCCGGGTGACAGCGAAGCCCAAACGAAAGGGTCACGGGGCCTCGGCCCTGCGGCAAGGTGGGCTGGAGGGAGGGTAGCCGCCACAGAGCATGGCATGAGGTTGTCGGGTGTTTCGCAAGCTGTAGGACAGGGTACTTCCTCACTGCAGTCTGGATGAATGAGTCGCAGTTAGTTGTGATATTCGGGCACCGGGTTCATCGCAAATTGCGAAAAACCGGGAGCGGGTGTCGCAGTTGCTGTCATTACTGTGTTGAGCAATGTGTGAGACTTGCATTTGTGCGTTAAAAATGCACGCGTCACAACATTTACGCATACATTGATTTTCTGTGAATTTATCATTGACGAGTGCTGCCGTGATGGGCATCGCCGTATTGTAGTACAGCTTTCGACATCACGCAATGGGAAAGTCAAGTCAGTACAAGTCATAGTTTGCCATGCCTGCAGTGGGCTGATTCTTGCAGACAAGTCAGACTTTGCTTCTTCCTCTGTCACTCTCCTTGCAGTCTGTTGGCACATTCATTGTGTTCTGTTATGGCTTCACAAGGTCACTTTCTGATTATGAAATACAGGGGCTGTTGAAACAGCCATATTTTTCACTAAAATCCATTTTGGCCACGCGTGGAGGCGGAAAACCTCTGAAAATGTATTCTCAAAGAGGATCCTTTTAAAAGCGTTTGTCACCATTGCCACGATCTGATCGCTGAAAACGCTCATTTTCTCAAACGGACGACGTGGACAATTTTCAACCCCGAAAGAAATGCCGAAAGGCAAAGCTACAATTGATCATTCTTGCGTTTGCGTATCGCTGCCATTGAGCAGCATCCTCCTACCTCCAAAACCATTATTGTTTCTGGAGGAAAATACAAAAGCGCGTTCGTTGAGCCATTAACACTGCAGTGTCAAAGAGAGCAAGCCTTTTTCAACGCTTGTGCGCATACATAACTGGCATGAGgtcgttgtttttttaattctcttggCACTCAAACTTTGTCCACTCTGTCAATGTTCCACGTTTCATGGCCTGCGCACAACACAGGAGAAGGGAGGTTAATCTTTGTTGTGAGCCACGGCCCTGACTTTCTTTCCAGTGTCAACTGCAGACAGGCTTCCGTGGAAGATGATCAACAGCATTTTGAAGTGTTTGATCCGCGATGCTGCTCAGTGCTGGCAAAAATGTCCAAGACGATATGAAAATGGAACTGGAGCTTTATATAATGTTCACTGAAAACAATAGTGCTATAGTTGAACACGTGTGATGTGTTCCAACCTATGCTAGTTCACGTTGATCACGTGGATCTTTCTTCAAACGGCCCCAGTTTCCTTGTCAGATGAGCAGTTTTTCCAACAACACTGTACAGATATCCTTCTACTTTTATGTTACTCTACTCTTCAGACTAAGAGCGAGAAGAGTTAGTCGATCCCACAGGGTGGTGACTCCACTGTTGTCATTGCGCTGTCCTTACTCCACTGTGTTCTCACAAATCACTGGCGTTCTTTAACGAATTCATCTCTCGTTTTGACCGACAGGCCGATGGTGGCGGGGCATTCCCTGACGCTTGAGGAGTTAGGAGGGGGAGGAGAGAGCCAGAGAAGGAAGAAGAGGCTGTCCGCTCGAGGGTTTGAGCAACTCGGCAGCGCACAGGTCGGGATCCCATTGGCCACCGTGCCTTTGTCCTCCATGTAACTCCAAATTAAAGAGGGCAGAATTGCTTCTTTGCCTTTGAAATTTTACTTTGTGGAGTCCACTTCTAATTACATACAACACACAGGTCTAAACCTGTGCACTTCATGCTAAATTTTACTGTAGACTTCGGCTTTTCATGTTCCTTTTCACCTTTTGTAGTCTCGAATGCTTCGAGGTGGCATTAACTAGGTCTCACCGTCCCTTTCTGCTGAAGCAGATAAAAGCTCAAGGTTGCAGAAAAGGTGGTCCTCAAAGTGTTCTGGGCTCCAAGTTGGCTGCCGACGTGGCACAGCTCAAACAGAAGAGCCAGAGTAAAAAGATTCTCGCGGGGATGCACTACCGGGACAAGGACGTTTCACCGTGCAACTCAAAGCACGGACACAGAAGTCAGGGGAACAGGCGAGAATCCGGGGGACACAGCGACACAGGTACTTCCTTTCCCCTTATTTCATCCTTAAAACAAGCCGAAGTTCAGGAATCCTGGATCTCAGAAGGGTTGCCCAACTCTCTCAGCAGGAAGCGTTGACAGCGGCACTCAGGAGTACTGGGCTGGGGATCTGCACCGTGGATCTAAAAAAGCAACGCATGATTCCGGTGGTCACAAAAAGACCGGAGCCAGGGGTAACCGTGGACAGAGACTGGAGTCGTTGGGAGAAAGTTCCAATCCTGAGAGTGACTCCTCAGAACAAGGTCAAATGAGATTTGCCTTTGTTCAACACTAAAACTTCCACTGAGATTCGGGTCCTTGCAGGCCAAGTCTTGTTTTGCCGACGCACCACCCACATctcattattttgacatttaattATTCAAATCGCACAGGTGTGAAATGAACTCCACTAATATAATGCAAAACATCACAACACGTACAGCTAACAGCCTCGTTTTGATCAAGAGCGAAAAGCACGTGGCAGCTAACCAGATGGGCTTCGGGGCAAACGAACCCGAAGGTACCGCAGCCAACCTTACCTGGAGCAGATGAATGCTAATGCCGTGCACACACGCGAGACAGCAGTGCCACTTTCGTGAGCCTGAAAATCCAGGAAACACTTTGAAGGTAACCAGACGTGGGTGAAAAGGTGAGGAACACCTTGTGTTGAAGACAAGGTGCGTGTAGATATTTTGACACCTGAGCGATCAGCCTTGTTGGTTGATCTTGCGCTACATGCGCAGCTGTGGACACTTGCCTGTGAGAGGCTTTGACAGCCCCGGAGTCGAAGAGACTGGCTGGCTCAAGGGGAGCAAATgcgacaaacacacactcacacacataaaCTCGCTCCCCCTCGGCGTCGTATTCCAGCTCTGTTGTATGTGGTTTCACACCAGGAAATACCATCAAGGCAAAACACTTAATACATCATCTCAATGAACAAACAGGTCAACATTGACTTCAATGCTAATGAAGTGTTTGTGAAATAATGGCGAAACCTTCAAGATAATCACGGTTAGCAATGCTTTTGATAAGACTGGTAACTTTGCAACTCAAGAATGTGTGCTCAGTATTTCCTCCTTTTCTAATCagcagaggaagaggaggagggaagTATTGATAGTGATGAAGTTCAAGATCCAAGACCCCAACCAGCAAGAGATGTGAcatccagctctcctgtgacagGGCCGAGTCCTTCGTCCATTGTAAAACTGGAGGCCAATCAGAAAGCCAGGAACAAAAAACAGAGACAGGAGCTTTACGGTGAGGCTGGCGGCTGATTTATACGAAATCTTCACGAGAAGCATCTGTTTTGTGTTTCTCTTCGTGGCTTGTTAACAACGTCTGTTTCTGTAATTGAACCGCGCAGGCTCCCTTACACTTTGCGGCATAGACGGGGAGGTCAAAGTGCGAAAGAAGAATCCCTGCAGGTTGAGCCTGGCCAGTCCGGTCAAAATTCGCCATCAGGACCACACCACAGAGGGGGTTAGGAAACCATGTGCACCCAGGTCCAAAGAGCCTCGGTGGGGGAGCCACGGCAACAGAGGCAGCCGTTTCCGTCGTAGCATGGGGCTGCCTCCCTTTCCGACAACGAGCGAGAGGTTAAAGAGGGCTACACGTAAAAGCACCATGTTGAGAGGAACAGTTAATAAGGTAAGCAGCAAAAACATCCCGAAACGGACAAACTGCTTCCCATTGCCAAAAGTGCATCAGTAAAAACCAATGTCAACAATTTGGAGCACGGTCCTGAATGTTTCACTCTCGTGTTGTCCATTAGCGGAGAAATTGCTGGGCCGCAGTCTCAAAGAGCGAGGACGGCGGCAGATGCAGAACAGTCGAGGAGCAACAGGTACCAGCGAAAAATTTAAACAGGCAAAAGCCCGAGTCACTCTTTTAACGTTAAATAAATGCCgacattttccaatttttctTGCAATGATCCACAGGCGAAAGGTCGAGCAGTTAGTCGGCTCCTAGAAAGCTTTGCGGCTGACGAGGGCTTTCAGATGGACGGCGGCAGCTTCTCGGAAGAGGAGGCGGACGACAACGGTGATTCGTGTTCCAAAACCCCTGAAGGTCAACACTTTCGCATATGCACATCTCGCAAATGTTTCAGGGATGCTAAAATATTTACTGGGGTGcttgtgttttttcatttgcagtTCCTAATTGTGTCTTGACGAAAGAACTGTTAACGGACGGACTGAAGATTCTGGTCTCAAAGGAAGATGAGCTTCTGTACGCGGCCAGGATCCACACCATGGATTTGCCAGATATGTAAGCAGTTACACAAccagttttttattattatcattatcaaaCCGGGATTTATTGAATACAGATTGGCGGATTACCATGTTTACTGTAGGTTACAAATACAGGCTTTtaggcgtgtgtgtgttgtttggcAAGGATATCAAAACTGATATACTGCACACGGCAATCAGGCAGCAAAGACAATTGCAACGATAACATGGAAATGTCAAGTTGAACGAttaaaaaataacacatttttgttctgtctttccAGATTTAGTGTTACAATTGATGGGGAAAGAGGAAACCGTGCAAAGATCTATTCTTTGGAGCAAATTCTTCGGGAAGCCGTAAGTTGAGCTACATCAGTGTTATTTGACCCcgagcgttaaaaaaaaaaaaattctccttaACCTAATTATTATGAAGGCCAATTCGCTTTACGGGACTAAATCTCAGTGTAACTAGAACCCTGAACTGATTATGAATGGATATCTACACGGAAGGGTAACTGCCGCTTGCCAAAAAGTGAACTTGAAGACGAGTTTGGAGCGACAGGCCCCCCTCTTGGCCACGGTTTTCTTCCAGTAGCTGAGATAACTTTTTGACTAAAAGATCCTCGGCTGGATCTTCAGAGACATGATCCACCATTTTCACCGAGCACACAGGCTAACACCCACATCCACCCTTTATCTTTCAAAAGAGTCTCTCGTCATGGCAACAGTAATTGAAAGTAACCTAAAAGAGCCCCCAAGTGAGAGGCGGATGTTCGGGCTGCCTGCATTGTTGGAACGAGGTTCTGGCAACCAGCAATCACAAGTTCTCTATTCAGGGTTTCTTTTGGTATTACACGGCAAGTCAGGGTTCACTACATCAAGGCTTCCGTTCCTTTCAGTCCTCATTGGCACGCGGTCACGACAGGTAGTGATGGATGCTTAGACTTGTGCCACAGTGGATGTCCAGGAACTTGGTTGGACTTCAGTATGTGTTAGCTAGTGATTCTGCACCGCTCGTGATAAATCCTAATGACATTTTGGTCTGCATTTCAGGTCCTCGATGTACGGCCAGATTCAGAGGCTCTGTTGAGTGATGGAACCAGGGTGTGCGCTTACTGGAGTGAACGCTCACGCTGCTTGTACCCAGGTTATGTTCGCAGAGGTGAGACCCCTTCCTGTATATCTGTGGATCCAGATTCTCCACTCGCTGATGAATtgcatatttgtttatttcaggGATTTCAACCGATGAGGCGAAGCCAGGAGTGATGGTGGAGTTTGATGACGGAGATCGAGGGAAGATTTCTGTCCCAAACATCCGCCTTCTGCCTCCGGGATATCAAATTCACTGTGGGTGTCTCCCTTCTATGCACCTTTTCAGATTGTTTATCTTTTAATAGATTTCAATCATTTATCATTTACATATCATTTCTAAGGTGAGGAGACATCTCCTGCTGTGTTCGTACCCAGTGGGAGTCAGGTCAAGAAAAGCCCCAGTTTCAAACATGCATCGGGTGACAGACACAACACTGTCAATATGGTCAAAAACAACCAAATGCTAACCCTCCAAAAAAGAAGACCAGGTAAGAATTTGCCATTCTTCAAACTGTATCAACAACAATATGTTCATCTTAATATTTGAGGACATTTGGATAATTATGTAAAATTATACAGCAAACATCAAATCTAATCTCTGTCTACAATAGATAGCAATGcttcaatctatttttttttttttttttttttttaccctaggGAGACCAAAGGGATCtgggaaaaagcaaaaacaacaacagctagCCGAAAATGCCAATAAAAAGTCTCCTCTTTTTGTGGCTTGGCCTTCATTGACCGGAACCAGGAAGAGGACTTCCCACAATCTATTTCAGCTCAATGGGACACCAAGAAAAGCCTTGAGATTGAGGGAGGATGACTCATTTGGCTTGAATCAGATCCAGCCCTCCGTCTCAACCCAATCCAAAGGGCTTTTCAGCAGTAGCTCCTTTGAGGTGGACTCGTTCAGTAGCATTGCAAATGGCTACTCCCCCTTCTGTACCAAGTCTACAGGATCACGTCCAGATTCATCCGTTGGTCCTAGAAGTGGTCTTTATGGACAGAGACAAAGACAAGATGACTTGGTAGTACCGAGGGGAAAGAAGTCAGGACAAGAATTTCCAATCAAGTTAGACCATGAAGGAGTAACCTCCCCAAAGACCAAGAACAGCAAGGCTTTATTGCTACAAGGTGGCTCTTCCGGGGTTAGCGGAATGCCCAAGACGGAGGTTTACTCACATCCGGTCCTTCTGGTTAAAGACAACAAAAAGGGGGATAACTCTAGAGTTGAACTTCTCAAAGGAACCACGCCTCAAAGAAAGCCTTCCACTTCATTGCATCTAGGAGAATATggagacttgggcttcagttcGCACCGAGAATGTCATAGCTCCTACTCTGACCtggatgatgaagaggaagaagagcagGACAGGAAAAGGAGTGCACTTGCATTAGTTTCGGGAGGTTTAAGGACTGCGGGGCATTTCCTCTCTCATATGTCAgtttcatcctcttcttctggTACATCCAGTTCCTCTTCATCAGGTTCAATATCAAGCTCCAGTCTTTGTTCCTCCGACAACGACTCCTCCTACAGCTCAGACGATGAGGAAAGTTCTACACTAATGCTTCAGAACTGCCTGTCCTCTCACCGGGGAGTCCTACAATCCAGCGAACCCTCCACTTCCTCACGGCAACATTCATTTGTGGCTAAAGCGTTGGCTGTTTCCAATACCAAAAGATCACCCGATGAACACGTCTCCAACAGTAAATCTCTTAAGAGGAAAGAGTGCAACAGTTCAATCTCTAAGTCATCTCGAGACTTTGTGAAGAAACCGAGAATGCAACCAGATGACATTTCATATATTTCGAGGCCCAAGGTGTCCGCATTCCTTGCAGGACGCCAGATGTGGAGGTGGTGTGGCAGCCCGACACAGGTGAGAATTTCATGATTTCCATTTCAATCGGTTGTCAACTTGAGGGGATGTGAACGGTAGAATATCGTTGTCATGGAAGATGTTTGAAATGTGTGGAATTCCACAGCGGCGAGGCGTAAAAGGCAAGGCCAAGAAGCTTTTCTACAAGGCCATCGTGAGAGGAAAGGAGGCAGTAAAAGTAGGAGACTGTGCCGTTTTCCTCTCAGCCGGACGGCCTAATCTACCATACATTGGCAAAATCGAGAATTTCTGGGAGTCTTGGACCTCGAGCATGGTAGTCAAAGTCAAGTGGTTCTACCACCCCGAAGAGACCAA contains these protein-coding regions:
- the LOC133514359 gene encoding BAH and coiled-coil domain-containing protein 1 isoform X1, whose amino-acid sequence is MEGRDFAAPAHLLPERGPLVHRATSRIAPSGHSSVQHAGHFPAGKYYPSHIPMAPHSGSGLMGNSSASFMGTFLASSLGSPPSHPSHHSRPPSSPSSPSFRGGPHSGASQIWFSHSHEAAAGYPRFSGSLAHTFLPMSHLDHHANSGVLYGQHRFYDTQKENFYIRGLPSQPPLISTNHSLAPMSRAGSGLSQGPCSRERDPGGGTSLLKSLKEGTMERGVGPGKDKDRSTSKQEVKERQQQQQQQQQQQQQQQQHHSHQVALPTLHHHHHSHSHQQHPHYPQHPLPLEEVNSRALERHKASLPMEYTKEPQIMGKPLSACLHNGKIQNGETGNVAGSKTSMPSCGGEGAPLGTIGGGGNGHGRHMGSSGNSRCTKEGISGEMRISEQPSDCLERGQAPLHHSLSYSVPPPLQLGSTGTAHPHPHPHTHPHTHAHPGGFHCLQLHPSHPHHPHPSHHAHHHPEFFCPAPPAPLGNAASHDRGQANAGREPKVTGPTFVPSVADTGEKHGGPFQFCNPDCQIVGSGSGNTKDKNVDKNGGGGHHSNWHRKQQQDQQQHSYRKTEKATDWMQSHHHHLQVAQLPPPIQQQQQQQQPPQTQKQHQAVRSRSVECVNNAVDMDMFRSSLTQVPKTGHSVPHSVNTSPYRDCSHPGPPPNSSPLGNKNMSQHSGPGGSCSLQRDGQKVARIRHQQHGRSGPDAPPSGDLNHGTVQEIKRKMDMSAYSYGSNSGQQHHQQPPVPQWAMRPTHHMPHSEEEQRKSYMELGTSTMQQSQQQQQRMNQSAQPTSAPPVSQQQQQPQQQPEPQGSTRAESSAMKSLLKYSNQQQPQLLSQKTPFGGLGSLKSGPAGGSCTLQINKQSLPSRKGLVNDGERPDYGGRHRDIGEAGHGEGEVRQPPVGIAVAVARQREPSCRSADGHSASRHGRVHPTVKGPPHTMYPPDPTTEQERKMMSGEQISLTCLDRDRDAYIRDNKERVEFSRIHPSNSCHGDLTSHLVVPGGTSLQSGQLADPAGHSAHHHWMPRTGSPSLWMTGHSYAGIGHTALHQNLPPGFSASMAGTLQPVLPLSQDPSAQLVVLPTDAPAHPAPHHLDVMEQPGLWPPVYTARGPASHMQHPTVYSRSQFLRQQELYALQQHQQLQHQHQSHQSPQTHAQPHQPQQQQQQQQQQQQQQQQHKPVHGMDMQQQVPHNAQMQKRADEASVDLEELTPKPRTSKPSKPYSYNPPQKNTAPPGACTALLSPCCQSPSMCPHPKSTPSTPCPAPSPAVTAPRSPAISPASSQMPKGASPQDKQGDGQAPQDYPESVEPDLPPGYTYSAVTIGYRSGPSPQDIQLAEPADLEAIQSEPSEHAPQSLSSIGEGLDCQVMVRPRPEPIAPKEVEHRDERSIIKGVLDHREEVEAAVATVANYVSTENEVEEQGAAEEDVLVCPPADSPVCEAASCPVPLCAEEPERSETVITLEDDDDDDDEPMDEESQLEHVMSEEQKPAPGTIAELNPTSPAALEEQSGSTEEVKDSKQEQAADNASMDMVCLSPAGASVPSPRQASAAESQKPLVPCYWSLELLIAAAFCTDIPPFPMLPSNTPSVGPSRPKPCQGMELLSEVADLELQQKRHSNGESKEEEALMFDLHSLATLATARSLETSSQGGDSARLGRQYSARKTVNLRRKCSWTPRNEPVCQAKGSMETMDGPELEMRVKLAELQRHYKEKQRELAKLQRKHDHQKEETPRSPARRGPGRPRKKKPILPTSSASSEGQRKVKPMVAGHSLTLEELGGGGESQRRKKRLSARGFEQLGSAQIKAQGCRKGGPQSVLGSKLAADVAQLKQKSQSKKILAGMHYRDKDVSPCNSKHGHRSQGNRRESGGHSDTAGSVDSGTQEYWAGDLHRGSKKATHDSGGHKKTGARGNRGQRLESLGESSNPESDSSEQAEEEEEGSIDSDEVQDPRPQPARDVTSSSPVTGPSPSSIVKLEANQKARNKKQRQELYGSLTLCGIDGEVKVRKKNPCRLSLASPVKIRHQDHTTEGVRKPCAPRSKEPRWGSHGNRGSRFRRSMGLPPFPTTSERLKRATRKSTMLRGTVNKRRNCWAAVSKSEDGGRCRTVEEQQAKGRAVSRLLESFAADEGFQMDGGSFSEEEADDNGDSCSKTPEVPNCVLTKELLTDGLKILVSKEDELLYAARIHTMDLPDIFSVTIDGERGNRAKIYSLEQILREAVLDVRPDSEALLSDGTRVCAYWSERSRCLYPGYVRRGISTDEAKPGVMVEFDDGDRGKISVPNIRLLPPGYQIHCEETSPAVFVPSGSQVKKSPSFKHASGDRHNTVNMVKNNQMLTLQKRRPGRPKGSGKKQKQQQLAENANKKSPLFVAWPSLTGTRKRTSHNLFQLNGTPRKALRLREDDSFGLNQIQPSVSTQSKGLFSSSSFEVDSFSSIANGYSPFCTKSTGSRPDSSVGPRSGLYGQRQRQDDLVVPRGKKSGQEFPIKLDHEGVTSPKTKNSKALLLQGGSSGVSGMPKTEVYSHPVLLVKDNKKGDNSRVELLKGTTPQRKPSTSLHLGEYGDLGFSSHRECHSSYSDLDDEEEEEQDRKRSALALVSGGLRTAGHFLSHMSVSSSSSGTSSSSSSGSISSSSLCSSDNDSSYSSDDEESSTLMLQNCLSSHRGVLQSSEPSTSSRQHSFVAKALAVSNTKRSPDEHVSNSKSLKRKECNSSISKSSRDFVKKPRMQPDDISYISRPKVSAFLAGRQMWRWCGSPTQRRGVKGKAKKLFYKAIVRGKEAVKVGDCAVFLSAGRPNLPYIGKIENFWESWTSSMVVKVKWFYHPEETKQGKRQRDGKHALYQSCHEDENDVQTISHKCQVVSREEYESLTRNQKLNSTSPDLYYLAGTYDPTTGQLVTAEGVSILC